From the genome of Ornithobacterium rhinotracheale, one region includes:
- a CDS encoding co-chaperone YbbN translates to MRLFNIFSSKNKSIKALEINEANFNQEIAESNLPVVLDFYASWCQPCQVMSSLITRLVKENQDLAQKVKIGKVDIEVNPRLAEMFKIRSTPSLLFIHEQSVLEHSSGLLPYNELLQKVQEFAEDFETEE, encoded by the coding sequence ATGAGATTATTTAATATTTTTAGTTCAAAGAATAAAAGCATCAAAGCCCTCGAAATCAACGAAGCCAACTTTAACCAAGAAATTGCCGAAAGCAATTTGCCCGTTGTGCTTGACTTTTACGCCAGCTGGTGCCAGCCATGCCAAGTGATGAGCTCGCTGATTACTCGTTTGGTTAAAGAAAATCAAGATTTAGCACAAAAAGTAAAAATAGGAAAAGTCGACATAGAGGTCAATCCACGCTTAGCCGAAATGTTTAAAATACGTAGCACACCGAGTCTTTTGTTCATTCATGAACAAAGCGTTTTAGAACACTCTTCGGGGCTTCTTCCCTACAACGAATTACTGCAAAAAGTGCAAGAATTTGCCGAAGATTTTGAAACCGAAGAGTAG
- the tsf gene encoding translation elongation factor Ts, with the protein MAYQVKAADVSKLRNITGAGMMDCKKALVEAEGDFDKAIEILRKKGQKVAAKRADRETSEGAVIAATNADNTKGAIIALGCETDFVAKGEGFVALAKEFANHALNFTSKEDFLASEIGGMTVADKLTEQTGVIGEKLDIKFFETLEAPFVGSYIHNGNKIAALVGLSESFDNAAEVAKNVSMQVAAMNPIALDESKVDQAVIDKEVEIAKDQLRQEGKPEAMLDNIAKGKLNKFFKETTLVNQEYIMGDKVSVKDYVNSEKAGVTIVDFVRVAI; encoded by the coding sequence ATGGCATATCAAGTAAAAGCTGCTGATGTAAGCAAATTAAGAAATATAACTGGCGCGGGTATGATGGACTGTAAAAAAGCCCTCGTAGAAGCTGAAGGTGATTTTGATAAAGCAATTGAAATCCTTAGAAAAAAAGGACAAAAAGTGGCTGCAAAAAGAGCCGATAGAGAAACTTCTGAAGGCGCTGTTATCGCAGCTACAAATGCAGATAATACCAAAGGGGCAATCATCGCACTAGGCTGTGAAACTGATTTCGTGGCCAAAGGTGAAGGATTCGTGGCTTTGGCTAAAGAGTTTGCTAACCACGCTCTTAATTTCACTTCTAAGGAGGATTTCCTTGCCTCTGAAATTGGTGGAATGACTGTGGCTGATAAATTAACTGAACAAACTGGTGTGATTGGAGAAAAACTAGATATTAAATTCTTTGAAACGCTAGAAGCTCCATTTGTAGGTTCTTATATCCACAACGGAAACAAAATTGCTGCTCTTGTAGGTCTTAGCGAAAGCTTTGATAACGCTGCAGAAGTTGCAAAAAATGTTTCTATGCAAGTAGCTGCTATGAATCCAATTGCATTAGATGAATCTAAAGTAGATCAGGCAGTTATCGACAAAGAAGTAGAAATCGCTAAAGATCAACTAAGACAAGAAGGCAAGCCAGAAGCTATGTTGGATAATATTGCAAAAGGTAAGCTAAATAAATTCTTTAAAGAAACTACCCTTGTAAACCAAGAGTATATTATGGGAGACAAAGTTTCTGTTAAGGATTATGTAAATTCAGAAAAAGCTGGTGTTACAATTGTAGATTTTGTAAGAGTAGCCATTTAA
- a CDS encoding lipoprotein signal peptidase, translated as MKKFAIIAIIIVIIDQVSKIYIKTHFGINSEAFDIFDWFKIVFVENPGMAYGMNWGGPLGKSLLAILRWVMCGAIVWAVTIGPWKKYMKNNYFAIPMSFILAGALGNVIDSTFYGIMFDSGTTWNTELLQWNRWYAGVSQLNFEGYAPLFQGCVVDMLYFPLFSYYIPDAIPIIGGTEGVFFSPVFNVADSAISVGGALLLIFQKKAFH; from the coding sequence TTGAAAAAGTTTGCAATCATTGCGATTATCATCGTAATCATAGATCAAGTTTCTAAAATCTACATTAAAACACATTTTGGCATCAATAGCGAAGCCTTTGATATTTTTGATTGGTTTAAAATCGTATTTGTGGAGAACCCTGGCATGGCATATGGCATGAACTGGGGTGGGCCACTCGGCAAGTCTCTTTTAGCGATTTTGCGCTGGGTAATGTGTGGAGCTATCGTTTGGGCAGTGACTATAGGACCGTGGAAAAAATATATGAAAAACAATTACTTCGCCATACCTATGTCGTTCATTTTGGCAGGTGCGCTAGGCAATGTGATTGATAGCACTTTTTATGGCATAATGTTCGATTCTGGCACCACTTGGAACACCGAACTCCTTCAATGGAACCGCTGGTATGCTGGCGTATCTCAGTTAAATTTTGAGGGCTATGCACCGCTATTTCAGGGCTGTGTAGTGGATATGCTTTACTTCCCATTGTTTAGCTACTATATTCCGGATGCAATCCCTATCATTGGTGGCACGGAGGGCGTTTTCTTTTCACCTGTGTTTAATGTGGCAGATAGCGCCATTTCGGTAGGGGGCGCATTGCTCTTAATTTTCCAGAAAAAGGCATTTCATTAA
- a CDS encoding HAD family phosphatase yields the protein MNIDTIIFDFGGVLVDWNPRYVFQKYFDTEEEMEWFLANVCTDEWNMEQDRGRSFAEATKILQNQFPEHSEMIAKFYGEWEDMLKSDIPGTVEILKELHQKYPLYGLTNWSAESINIAYNRYDFFSLFKGIVVSGEEKLIKPEPEIYQVLLNRYSLTPEKCLFIDDNLDNVKAAQAQDINAIQFTSPEKLRKDLEDLNLL from the coding sequence ATGAATATTGATACTATTATATTTGATTTCGGTGGTGTTCTGGTAGACTGGAACCCGCGTTATGTATTTCAAAAGTACTTCGACACGGAGGAAGAAATGGAATGGTTTCTCGCCAATGTCTGTACCGATGAGTGGAATATGGAGCAAGATCGCGGAAGAAGTTTTGCCGAAGCCACAAAAATCCTTCAAAATCAATTTCCTGAACATAGCGAAATGATCGCTAAATTCTATGGAGAATGGGAAGATATGTTGAAATCTGACATTCCTGGAACGGTAGAAATTCTGAAAGAATTACACCAGAAATATCCTTTATACGGGCTCACCAATTGGTCCGCCGAATCCATTAACATTGCCTACAACCGATATGATTTCTTTTCGCTTTTTAAAGGAATTGTAGTTTCTGGCGAAGAAAAACTCATTAAACCTGAACCTGAAATTTACCAAGTTTTGCTTAATCGCTATAGCTTAACACCTGAAAAATGTTTGTTTATTGACGATAATTTGGACAATGTAAAAGCCGCACAAGCGCAAGACATCAACGCCATTCAATTTACATCGCCAGAAAAACTGAGAAAAGATTTAGAAGATTTAAACTTATTATAA
- the rplM gene encoding 50S ribosomal protein L13, protein MDTLSYKTISANKQTANKEWLLVDAEGQSLGRLASKVAKLLRGKHKPNFTPHADCGDYVVVINADKINLTGNKWSDKVYQRYTGFPGGQRSITAKQFFAKDATGLVEKAIKGMLPKNKLGRAILKNVKIYEGAEHEQTAQQPRIIDINEFK, encoded by the coding sequence GTGGATACACTAAGTTATAAGACAATATCAGCAAATAAGCAAACCGCTAACAAAGAGTGGTTGTTGGTAGATGCAGAAGGGCAGTCTCTAGGGCGTTTAGCATCTAAGGTAGCTAAATTACTAAGAGGTAAGCATAAGCCTAATTTTACCCCACACGCAGATTGTGGAGATTATGTAGTAGTAATAAATGCAGATAAAATCAACTTGACCGGAAATAAATGGTCTGATAAAGTTTACCAAAGATATACTGGATTTCCAGGTGGGCAAAGAAGCATTACGGCAAAGCAATTCTTTGCAAAAGATGCTACTGGATTGGTAGAAAAAGCAATTAAAGGTATGCTTCCTAAAAATAAATTAGGTAGAGCAATTCTTAAAAATGTGAAGATTTACGAAGGTGCAGAGCATGAGCAAACTGCACAGCAACCAAGAATAATTGATATAAACGAATTCAAATAA
- a CDS encoding YfhO family protein, whose translation MKLSKNLIFGLISILVIALVALAYNMPVLSGNQALLQPDIVNYKGSAQSMHQYQAATGEKVYWSDAMFGGMPTYQTGASYPYNMVKKIDQVLRFLPRPADYMFLLLAGFFMLGLVLFRNWKYALMGAFLFGLGTYFVIIIEAGHNSKAHAIAYFAPLAAGIILLFKRKYILGLLLTTLFMALELNANHPQMTYYFGFVMGLFIIFEAVQAFKQKEIKAFGISLGLSAVALLLALGLNSSNYLATYEYSKLSTRGKNSVTLLQNEQSNHTGLDKDYITAWSYGKLETLNLFIPNFMGGGSTEPETYKENLQKSVQQAASELAAQYAAQNPQVSYEQIYPQALAAMSQNISAIPTYWGNQPFTSGPAYQGAVVVFLFILGLFLVKGRYKWWLLSATLLSFILAWGKNLMPLTEFFIDYIPFYDKFRAVSSILVIAEFTMPLLAALAVYRYFKDKTLSQETKKKILYYAGGGVVLFLAILYVAGGSMFSFTSEIDSQLPQAMAKGIKADRIAMFKADTLRTIVFVVLTLGLFLLYQFKALKHKEIVIAGIAILSLIDVWGVDKRYLNDENFIPAQWVKNPFPTQMTDRMMQAAQSNPMVMQIAYKIPMNNVLNQIKENDKGHYRVFNRAVNTFNDASTSYFVNAIGGYHGAKLQNYQNIIDVYFTSDSIQKKQLGLSAHSLENILNMLNTRYIIAGSPQEPQVVENPNAAGNAWFVQQVIKVKDDNESIVKIGQIDIKNQAVVNNFSANKNYSSANANIELTKYLPFEIHYTSENANDGFAVFSEVFYDQGWQASIDGKEAPIVQTNYFLRGLEIPKGKHEIVFKFEPKSIQLGSIITLASNVIFALLILGSGFYFYKSRKEKNA comes from the coding sequence ATGAAACTAAGTAAAAACCTAATCTTCGGGCTGATTTCTATCCTCGTGATAGCCCTTGTAGCCCTAGCCTATAATATGCCCGTGCTAAGCGGAAACCAAGCCCTCTTGCAGCCCGACATCGTGAATTATAAGGGCAGCGCCCAGAGTATGCACCAGTACCAAGCAGCCACTGGCGAAAAGGTATATTGGAGCGATGCTATGTTTGGCGGAATGCCCACCTACCAAACGGGGGCTAGCTACCCGTATAATATGGTGAAAAAAATAGACCAAGTCCTTCGATTTTTGCCCCGCCCTGCCGACTATATGTTTTTGCTTTTGGCGGGATTTTTTATGCTTGGTTTAGTCCTATTCAGGAATTGGAAATATGCCTTAATGGGCGCATTCCTCTTTGGGCTAGGCACATACTTTGTCATCATCATAGAGGCGGGGCATAACTCTAAGGCACACGCCATTGCCTACTTTGCACCATTAGCCGCAGGCATCATTCTTTTATTTAAGCGAAAATACATTTTAGGGCTTTTGCTCACCACGCTTTTTATGGCGTTGGAGCTGAATGCTAATCACCCACAAATGACCTATTATTTTGGCTTTGTGATGGGGCTTTTCATCATTTTTGAAGCGGTGCAGGCCTTTAAGCAAAAGGAAATCAAAGCATTTGGAATCTCTCTTGGGCTAAGTGCCGTGGCATTATTACTAGCCTTAGGGCTTAATAGCTCTAATTATCTAGCCACCTACGAGTATAGCAAGCTAAGCACGCGGGGCAAAAATAGCGTAACCCTGCTACAAAATGAGCAAAGCAACCACACGGGGCTAGACAAGGACTACATCACCGCGTGGAGCTATGGCAAGCTAGAAACATTAAACCTCTTTATCCCAAACTTTATGGGCGGCGGTTCCACTGAGCCAGAAACTTATAAGGAAAATTTGCAAAAATCCGTTCAGCAGGCAGCGAGCGAGCTAGCGGCACAGTATGCCGCACAGAATCCGCAAGTGAGCTATGAGCAGATTTACCCACAGGCCTTAGCCGCTATGAGCCAAAACATCAGCGCAATACCCACTTATTGGGGCAATCAGCCATTTACCAGTGGTCCAGCTTATCAAGGTGCGGTGGTTGTATTTTTGTTTATTTTGGGCTTATTCTTGGTTAAAGGAAGATACAAATGGTGGCTTTTGAGTGCTACGCTGTTGAGTTTTATCCTTGCTTGGGGCAAAAATTTAATGCCACTCACGGAATTTTTCATTGATTATATCCCGTTTTATGATAAATTCAGAGCCGTATCCTCTATCTTAGTCATTGCCGAGTTCACTATGCCACTGCTTGCCGCTTTGGCCGTGTACCGCTACTTTAAGGATAAAACTTTAAGCCAAGAAACAAAGAAGAAAATCTTGTATTATGCAGGTGGAGGAGTGGTGCTGTTTTTAGCGATTTTGTATGTGGCCGGTGGCAGTATGTTCTCGTTTACATCTGAGATAGATTCACAATTGCCACAAGCCATGGCAAAAGGCATTAAAGCTGATAGAATTGCGATGTTTAAAGCAGATACTTTGCGCACGATTGTCTTTGTTGTGCTCACATTAGGTTTGTTTTTATTGTATCAATTCAAGGCTTTAAAACACAAAGAAATCGTGATTGCGGGTATTGCAATTTTAAGTTTAATTGATGTTTGGGGCGTGGATAAACGATACTTAAACGATGAAAACTTTATTCCTGCACAATGGGTGAAAAATCCGTTTCCTACACAAATGACCGATCGCATGATGCAGGCGGCACAAAGCAATCCGATGGTGATGCAGATTGCATACAAAATCCCGATGAATAATGTTTTAAACCAAATCAAAGAAAACGACAAAGGGCATTATCGTGTGTTTAACCGAGCAGTCAATACATTCAATGATGCCTCGACATCTTATTTCGTCAATGCAATTGGGGGGTACCACGGTGCTAAATTGCAGAATTATCAAAATATCATAGATGTCTATTTTACAAGTGATTCTATCCAGAAAAAACAATTGGGCTTAAGCGCTCATTCGCTTGAAAACATCTTAAATATGCTCAATACGCGCTACATCATAGCAGGCAGCCCGCAGGAGCCGCAGGTGGTGGAAAACCCCAATGCCGCAGGAAATGCTTGGTTTGTGCAGCAAGTAATTAAAGTAAAAGATGACAACGAGTCTATTGTGAAAATTGGACAAATCGACATCAAAAATCAAGCGGTAGTTAATAATTTTTCAGCGAATAAAAATTATTCTTCTGCCAATGCTAATATTGAATTGACAAAGTATTTACCATTTGAAATCCATTATACTAGCGAGAATGCTAATGATGGTTTTGCGGTATTTTCTGAAGTGTTTTATGATCAAGGCTGGCAAGCGAGCATCGACGGAAAAGAAGCACCAATCGTGCAGACTAACTATTTCCTTCGTGGGCTTGAAATTCCTAAAGGTAAACACGAAATTGTTTTCAAATTTGAACCAAAATCCATTCAATTAGGTTCTATAATCACTTTGGCAAGCAATGTGATTTTTGCCTTATTGATTCTGGGTAGCGGTTTCTATTTTTACAAAAGCAGAAAAGAGAAAAATGCTTAA
- the sufB gene encoding Fe-S cluster assembly protein SufB: protein MSKYTEDDLREELESGKEYKFGWTTDVEYEDFPKGLNEDIIRKISKRKNEPEWMTEWRLEAYRIWLTMEEPDWANVNYEKPDFQAIQYYAAPKKQKQLNSLDEVDPELLKTFEKLGISLEEQKRLSGVAVDAVIDSVSVKTTFSETLAEKGIIFMSMSEAIKEHPDLVKKYLGKVVPRGDNFYAALNSAVFSDGSFCYIPKGVRCPMELSTYFRINQAGTGQFERTLVIADEGAYVSYLEGCTAPQRDENQLHAAVVELIALDDAEIKYSTVQNWFPGDKDGKGGIYNFVTKRALAEKNAKVSWTQVETGSAVTWKYPSCILKGDNSIGEFYSIAVTNHHQQADTGTKMIHLGKNTKSTIISKGISAGKSQNSYRGLVKVAKNAQNARNFSQCDSLLMGNKCGAHTFPYIDIKNSTAKLEHEATTSKIGEDQIFYCNQRGIDEEKAIALIVNGFSKEVLNKLPMEFAVEAQKLLEISLEGSVG, encoded by the coding sequence ATGTCAAAATATACCGAAGACGATTTAAGAGAAGAACTAGAATCAGGCAAAGAGTACAAATTTGGCTGGACAACCGATGTGGAGTACGAGGACTTTCCCAAAGGGCTAAATGAAGACATCATTCGCAAGATTTCCAAACGAAAAAATGAACCCGAATGGATGACCGAATGGCGCCTAGAAGCTTACCGAATTTGGCTCACTATGGAAGAGCCTGACTGGGCTAATGTAAACTATGAAAAACCTGACTTCCAAGCCATTCAATACTATGCCGCACCTAAAAAACAGAAACAGCTCAACTCGCTTGACGAGGTAGACCCTGAGCTTTTAAAGACTTTTGAGAAATTAGGCATTTCGCTTGAAGAGCAGAAAAGATTAAGCGGCGTGGCAGTAGATGCGGTGATAGATTCCGTATCTGTAAAAACCACTTTTAGCGAAACTTTGGCTGAAAAAGGAATCATCTTTATGTCTATGAGTGAAGCCATTAAGGAGCACCCTGATTTAGTAAAAAAATATCTGGGTAAAGTCGTTCCGCGTGGAGATAACTTTTACGCTGCCTTAAACTCTGCCGTTTTCTCCGATGGCTCTTTCTGCTATATCCCCAAAGGCGTGCGATGCCCGATGGAGCTTTCCACCTACTTCCGTATCAATCAGGCGGGTACTGGGCAGTTTGAACGCACCCTTGTGATAGCCGATGAGGGCGCTTATGTCTCATACTTAGAGGGGTGTACCGCGCCTCAGCGCGACGAAAACCAATTGCACGCCGCTGTGGTAGAGCTTATCGCGCTTGATGATGCGGAAATTAAATACTCCACCGTGCAAAACTGGTTCCCTGGGGATAAAGATGGAAAAGGCGGAATTTACAACTTCGTAACCAAAAGAGCCCTTGCTGAAAAGAATGCAAAAGTCTCTTGGACACAGGTAGAAACAGGCTCTGCCGTTACTTGGAAATACCCGAGCTGCATACTAAAAGGCGACAACTCAATTGGGGAATTTTACTCAATTGCTGTAACCAATCACCACCAGCAGGCCGATACAGGTACCAAGATGATTCACCTTGGGAAAAACACTAAATCCACCATTATCTCCAAAGGAATCTCCGCAGGAAAATCTCAAAATAGCTACCGCGGACTGGTAAAGGTGGCCAAAAATGCACAAAACGCACGAAACTTCTCTCAGTGCGACTCCCTGCTAATGGGCAATAAGTGCGGGGCGCATACCTTCCCTTATATCGATATCAAAAACAGCACGGCTAAACTTGAGCACGAAGCCACGACTTCTAAAATCGGGGAAGACCAAATTTTCTACTGCAATCAGCGTGGAATTGATGAAGAAAAAGCCATCGCGCTCATTGTAAACGGATTTAGCAAAGAGGTTTTAAACAAACTTCCTATGGAATTTGCCGTAGAGGCGCAAAAATTACTTGAAATCAGTTTAGAGGGTAGCGTGGGCTAA
- a CDS encoding SIMPL domain-containing protein — MKSKLVISVIIATLGLIIATWVFGVSLKNRNEKQNTISVTGLGTKQFTSDLITWSGKFSTTGINLKEVYDALAKDKSVIYNYLISKGVKSEEIVFSAVNIEKEYDYETNSDGSSRRVFTGYELTQSVSIESQEVSKIENLSRDITEIINQGIEFTSSSPKYFYTKLAEVKQDMIANATKDAKERAEKIANNAGSKLGKLKKASMGVIQITAPNSDEDFSYGGTFNTASKEKEASITIRLEYNVD, encoded by the coding sequence ATGAAAAGTAAATTAGTCATTTCAGTAATCATCGCCACACTTGGGTTGATTATTGCAACATGGGTTTTTGGCGTATCGCTTAAAAACAGAAACGAAAAACAAAACACAATTTCTGTTACAGGACTGGGAACGAAGCAGTTTACCTCTGATTTGATTACATGGTCGGGTAAATTTTCTACCACGGGCATTAACTTAAAAGAAGTCTATGATGCCTTGGCAAAAGACAAATCGGTTATTTACAACTATTTGATTTCTAAAGGGGTGAAATCTGAAGAAATTGTATTTTCTGCAGTAAATATTGAGAAAGAATATGATTATGAAACCAATAGCGATGGTTCGTCTCGCCGAGTATTCACGGGTTATGAATTGACTCAAAGCGTCTCGATTGAAAGCCAAGAGGTGTCTAAAATTGAAAATTTGTCAAGAGATATTACCGAAATTATAAATCAAGGAATTGAATTTACATCGTCTTCGCCTAAATATTTTTATACCAAATTAGCTGAAGTGAAGCAAGATATGATTGCCAACGCGACCAAGGATGCTAAAGAGCGTGCAGAAAAAATTGCAAATAATGCAGGTAGCAAACTTGGGAAACTTAAAAAGGCATCGATGGGAGTGATCCAGATCACAGCACCAAACTCTGATGAAGATTTCTCATACGGCGGAACATTTAATACAGCTTCTAAAGAAAAAGAAGCGAGCATCACTATCCGATTGGAGTATAATGTGGATTAA
- the trpS gene encoding tryptophan--tRNA ligase, whose product MRVLTGLQSTGTPHLGNILGAILPAIEMAKDEKNESFLFIADLHSLTQIKDAQTLKENTYQTAAAWLALGLDTSKSVFYRQSDVPQCTELTWYLLNFFSYQRLTLAHSFKDKAGRLDDVNGGLFTYPILMAADILLYDANVVPVGKDQMQHLEITRDVAARFNHLMGETFVIPEGKTNETTMYIPGIDGEKMSKSRNNYINVFLPAKQLRKQIMSIQTDSTPLEAPKDYHSCNVFNLYKTMASESQIAEMKENYTKGGYGYGHAKQALFELITEKFGEAREKFDALLANRSEIDEALMQGAEKASLIANETLKKVREKLGYINK is encoded by the coding sequence ATGCGTGTATTAACCGGCCTACAAAGTACAGGAACGCCCCATTTAGGAAATATTTTGGGCGCAATTCTACCCGCCATTGAGATGGCAAAAGATGAGAAAAATGAAAGTTTTTTATTCATTGCAGACTTGCATTCTTTAACGCAAATTAAAGATGCTCAGACTTTGAAAGAAAACACTTACCAAACTGCTGCCGCTTGGCTTGCACTAGGTTTAGACACCTCTAAATCCGTCTTTTACCGCCAATCCGATGTACCACAATGTACTGAGCTCACATGGTATTTGCTAAACTTTTTCTCATACCAGAGATTGACTTTGGCTCACTCCTTCAAGGACAAAGCTGGGCGCCTAGATGATGTAAATGGGGGGCTTTTCACCTACCCTATTTTGATGGCAGCCGATATTCTGCTCTATGATGCCAATGTGGTGCCCGTGGGCAAAGACCAAATGCAGCATCTTGAAATTACGCGCGATGTAGCAGCTAGATTTAATCACCTGATGGGCGAAACTTTCGTAATTCCAGAAGGAAAAACCAATGAAACCACAATGTATATCCCTGGGATTGATGGCGAGAAAATGAGTAAATCACGCAATAATTATATCAATGTTTTTCTGCCAGCAAAGCAACTTAGAAAGCAAATTATGAGTATCCAAACGGATAGCACTCCACTAGAAGCTCCCAAAGATTACCACTCTTGCAATGTCTTTAACCTATACAAAACGATGGCTAGCGAGAGCCAAATCGCTGAAATGAAGGAGAATTATACAAAAGGTGGCTACGGATATGGACACGCTAAACAAGCTCTTTTTGAACTGATTACTGAAAAATTCGGAGAGGCTCGTGAGAAATTCGATGCACTTTTAGCCAATCGTTCAGAAATTGATGAAGCACTAATGCAGGGTGCAGAAAAAGCCAGCCTGATTGCCAACGAAACATTGAAGAAAGTGCGCGAAAAATTAGGCTACATCAATAAATAA
- the rpsB gene encoding 30S ribosomal protein S2: MAKKSVKELLEAGVHFGHLTRKWNPNMAPYIFMEKNGIHIIDLHKTAVKLEDACKALQQMASSGRKVLFVATKKQAKDIVSKYASEVNMPYITERWPGGMLTNFVTIRKAVKKMNAIDKMKKDGTFESLSKKERLQVDRQRAKLEKDLGSIADMTRIPSALFVVDIVNEHIAVREAQKLNIPVFAMVDTNSDPREVEFPIPANDDATKSIEIIMQTVTDAIKEGLSVRKAEKEKAKQNKDGDTETSNEEE, encoded by the coding sequence ATGGCAAAAAAAAGCGTAAAAGAATTGCTAGAAGCTGGTGTTCACTTTGGACACTTAACTAGAAAATGGAATCCTAATATGGCTCCTTATATCTTTATGGAGAAAAATGGAATCCACATTATTGACCTTCACAAAACAGCTGTAAAGTTAGAAGATGCTTGCAAGGCTCTTCAGCAAATGGCTTCTTCTGGAAGAAAAGTTTTATTTGTAGCTACTAAAAAGCAGGCTAAAGACATCGTTTCCAAATATGCCTCAGAAGTGAATATGCCGTACATCACTGAGCGCTGGCCAGGTGGTATGCTTACAAACTTTGTTACCATCCGTAAAGCAGTGAAGAAGATGAACGCCATCGATAAAATGAAAAAAGATGGTACTTTTGAGAGTTTGTCTAAAAAAGAAAGATTACAAGTAGACCGCCAAAGGGCTAAGTTAGAAAAAGATTTGGGCTCTATCGCAGATATGACTCGTATCCCATCAGCTTTATTCGTTGTGGATATTGTAAATGAGCATATTGCAGTTAGAGAGGCTCAAAAATTAAATATTCCTGTATTTGCAATGGTGGATACTAACTCAGACCCTAGAGAGGTGGAATTCCCAATTCCTGCTAATGATGATGCTACTAAATCTATTGAAATCATTATGCAGACTGTTACAGATGCCATCAAGGAGGGATTATCTGTGAGAAAGGCTGAGAAGGAAAAAGCAAAACAAAATAAAGACGGAGATACAGAAACTTCTAACGAAGAAGAATAA
- the rpsI gene encoding 30S ribosomal protein S9 — MAITHKIGRRKTSVARAYIQEGKGEITINGRDLEAYFGTDVLRYKVLQPFVITETVDQYDVNVLVHGGGITGQAEAIRMALSRALCEVNQEFRALLKPEGLLTRDPRMVERKKYGQKKARKRFQFSKR; from the coding sequence ATGGCTATCACTCATAAAATAGGGCGTAGAAAAACATCTGTTGCTAGAGCCTATATCCAAGAAGGAAAGGGAGAAATCACAATCAATGGGCGTGATTTAGAAGCTTATTTTGGTACAGATGTGTTAAGATATAAAGTATTGCAACCTTTCGTGATTACTGAGACTGTAGACCAGTACGATGTAAATGTATTAGTACACGGTGGTGGTATCACTGGGCAAGCTGAGGCTATCAGAATGGCTTTATCTCGTGCACTTTGCGAAGTGAACCAAGAGTTTAGAGCATTGTTGAAACCAGAAGGATTGCTTACTCGTGACCCAAGAATGGTTGAGCGTAAAAAATACGGACAGAAGAAAGCTCGTAAGAGATTCCAATTCTCAAAACGTTAA
- a CDS encoding iron-sulfur cluster assembly accessory protein, whose amino-acid sequence MIKVSQQAKTKLEQLLSEEGKSFDNAYVRVGVISGGCSGLSYNLSFDTQQTENDKLFEDNGAKILVDKKSFLYLVGTTLEYSGGLNGKGFVFNNPNANRTCGCGESFSL is encoded by the coding sequence ATGATTAAAGTTTCTCAACAAGCTAAAACCAAATTAGAGCAACTACTCTCCGAAGAGGGAAAATCCTTTGATAATGCCTATGTGCGCGTGGGTGTAATCAGCGGTGGGTGCTCTGGCTTGTCTTACAATTTAAGCTTTGATACACAGCAGACTGAAAACGATAAATTATTTGAAGATAATGGCGCAAAAATTCTGGTAGATAAAAAATCCTTCCTCTACCTTGTAGGCACTACGCTAGAATATTCTGGCGGGCTAAATGGGAAGGGCTTTGTTTTTAACAACCCAAATGCGAATAGAACTTGTGGCTGTGGCGAAAGTTTTTCGCTATGA